Proteins from one Oryza sativa Japonica Group chromosome 12, ASM3414082v1 genomic window:
- the LOC107279659 gene encoding uncharacterized protein — MLSIVMWLLFAIYLYGLYISAGISLWRLIERDYGGDNLKQSALDVLYTLALLQGVIFGYRETFANFKGSLVDAVSLQYDEPDLGVAVLQYLQEIRSGCAKNPSFAAGRNLVTFAVDLLESKSGDGYVRGLEILGALLRLPIMETSANSGDRRRRRVQLGQLVLIRQQLTASASFGHIVHRLLVTLGPRSPYNRRIRECAATIVLHVAGEILVEQFRRGIHCISSLLDPYGQCCLSHDRRRPAWLPEAYGRSTVLEPYEREWLMETWKSSRGCDQEHDRPDRLSPESDEKDDDHCKDMMFLGMLILGALAVDDVNRTAMANSRGLIAKLIAPVSLDLLHSVGHGAWSKIMSKSLQVMNLLVDAPGEAGTDLRHEMLGNKKAISAMEAILECDQCGEKLQMLAMEILAALAIVDSGKDCASREEFVQMLLCAFSDCSRGIGVRAAAAAEALVMLSSKMEGSAMIIMKANNNSVDNLVKILLDRDNIILFRVATAVILERLCANYTEDDECLQNLKGVMTKAMPKIKSPYHLRFLQKSFIVGQQDKNCKQKRNLGP; from the exons ATGTTGAGCATCGTAATGTGGCTTCTGTTCGCCATCTACCTCTATGGACTGTACATCTCCGCCGGGATTTCTCTGTGGCGGCTAATCGAGCGCGACTACGGCGGCGACAATCTGAAGCAATCGGCACTGGACGTCCTGTACACGCTAGCTCTCCTGCAGGGCGTGATCTTTGGTTACAGGGAGACGTTTGCAAATTTCAAAGGCAGTCTGGTTGATGCAGTGTCGCTGCAATACGATGAACCTGATCTTGGAGTTGCCGTTCTGCAGTATTTGCAGGAAATCAGAAGTGGATGTGCCAAGAACCCGTCCTTCGCTGCGGGGAGGAACCTGGTCACGTTCGCCGTCGACCTGCTGGAGTCCAAGTCAGGTGACGGCTACGTCCGCGGGTTGGAGATACTGGGAGCGCTGTTGAGGCTGCCGATCATGGAGACGTCGGCGAACTCCGGCGACCGGAGGCGGCGTCGTGTGCAGCTTGGGCAGCTTGTGCTGATCAGACAGCAGCTAACTGCATCGGCATCGTTCGGTCACATTGTTCACAGGCTGCTCGTGACGCTGGGGCCGAGAAGCCCATACAACAGGAGGATCCGGGAGTGTGCTGCGACGATCGtgctccacgtcgccggcgagatcCTGGTGGAGCAGTTCCGACGAGGGATCCATTGCATATCTTCCTTGCTTGACCCATACGGGCAATGTTGCCTGTCGCATGATCGCCGGCGACCAGCCTGGCTACCGGAGGCGTATGGTCGAAGCACGGTTCTGGAGCCGTACGAGCGCGAATGGTTAATGGAGACATGGAAGAGTAGTAGAGGATGTGATCAAGAACATGATCGGCCTGACCGTCTTTCGCCTGAGAGTGATGAGAAAGATGATGATCACTGCAAAGACATGATGTTCCTTGGCATGTTGATCCTCGGggccctcgccgtcgacgacgtcaACCGCACGGCCATGGCCAACTCACGTGGTCTGATTGCGAAGCTCATTGCGCCCGTCAGCTTGGACCTACTTCACAGCGTCGGCCATGGCGCTTGGTCCAAGATAATGTCCAAGTCTCTGCAAGTTATGAACCTGCTCGTGGACGCTCCCGGGGAAGCTGGCACCGACCTGCGCCATGAAATGTTAGGCAACAAGAAAGCAATAAGCGCCATGGAAGCTATTCTCGAGTGTGACCAATGCGGCGAGAAGCTGCAAATGCTAGCCATGGAGATCCTCGCTGCACTGGCGATTGTGGATTCAGGTAAGGATTGCGCAAGCAGGGAAGAATTCGTCCAGATGCTGCTATGCGCGTTCAGTGATTGTAGCAGGGGTATTGGCGTcagagcggcggcagcagctgaAGCACTGGTGATGCTTTCTTCCAAAATGGAAGGTAGTGCCATGATCATCATGAAAGCAAACAATAACTCTGTTGATAATCTCGTAAAAATTCTCCTAGACCGTGACAACATCATATTGTTCAGAGTAGCTACAGCAGTAATTCTAGAGCGTCTATGTGCCAATTACACCGAAGACGATGAATGTCTCCAGAACCTGAAGGGAGTGATGACCAAGGCAATGCCAAAG ATTAAAAGTCCTTACCATCTCAGGTTCTTGCAGAAGTCCTTCATTGTAGGCCAACAGGACAAGAACTGCAAACAGAAACGGAACCTAGGTCCATAG
- the LOC107279658 gene encoding uncharacterized protein — protein sequence MTSGSTASTSSGSSLTSAASTGESIGAIFVNPYAAINVKTHIPITLELKHPNFTKWKAFFISMCSKFGLLPHIDDAILDIAMEPEQTSRDLWLAIDDLFHVTKEPRVIYLSHEFHSMTQGNLSIADYCHKVKTAVGALLDFSHPVPESQLILNLQSGLNPRFSSTADHIAGAPILSSFTSACNTLLLKELRIANDHKV from the exons ATGACTTCGGGCAGCACGGCATCAACATCTTCCGGCTCTTCTCTGACCTCCGCCGCCAGCACCGGGGAGTCCATTGGTGCAATCTTCGTCAATCCATATGCCGCCATCAACGTCAAGACTCACATCCCAATCACCCTGGAGCTCAAGCATCCCAACTTTACCAAGTGGAAGGCCTTCTTCATCTCCATGTGCAGCAAATTTGGTCTTCTTCCTCACATTGACG ATGCCATCCTCGACATCGCCATGGAACCCGAACAAACATCCCGCGATCTATGGCTCGCCATCGATGATCTCTTTCATGTGACCAAGGAACCCCGCGTCATCTATCTCAGTCATGAGTTCCACTCGATGACACAGGGCAACTTGTCAATTGCTGACTACTGCCATAAGGTGAAGACCGCCGTCGGTGCCCTCCTCGACTTCAGCCACCCCGTTCCTGAGTCTCAGCTCATCCTCAACCTACAAAGTGGCCTCAACCCACGTTTCTCCAGCACCGCCGACCACATCGCTGGTGCCCCCATCCTGTCGTCCTTCACTTCGGCGTGCAATACATTGTTGCTCAAGGAACTTCGCATTGCTAATGACCACAAGGTCTAG
- the LOC107279766 gene encoding dirigent protein 2-like encodes MGSLCGTMIIILAMLPAILTMADPYCDCDCPQQCEVKLHYYLHQFRAGANHPNRNEEFVTSGGPSGLGAGLIHDWSLTTGLDPNVNIVGRAQGWHIVASQSSPANWYLSQNIVFQDSKYAGSTLQVMGIIEGSEEKVGEWSIVGGTGEFTNARGNIKYRAIKKEDVEWIRELDIQVFYTPNTPSDVQVAKNITKGN; translated from the exons ATGGGTAGTCTGTGTGGCACCATGATTATCATCTTGGCCATGCTGCCAGCAATCCTAACTATGGCTGATCCATACTGTGACTGTGATTGTCCCCAGCAATGTGAAGTTAAGTTGCACTATTACTTGCACCAGTTCCGTGCTGGAGCAAACCATCCAAACCGCAATGAAGAATTCGTGACAAGTGGAGGACCCTCTGGATTAGGCGCTGGGCTTATTCATGACTGGAGTTTAACCACTGGACTTGACCCCAATGTAAATATTGTTGGACGTGCACAAGGATGGCATATCGTTGCCAGCCAAAGTTCCCCAGCTAATTGGTACCTTTCCCAGAATATAGTATTTCAGGACAG TAAGTATGCAGGGTCTACGCTTCAGGTGATGGGAATCATTGAAGGAAGTGAAGAGAAAGTTGGAGAGTGGTCTATTGTGGGTGGGACTGGCGAATTTACTAATGCGCGTGGTAATATCAAGTATAGAGCTATCAAGAAGGAAGATGTTGAGTGGATAAGGGAACTTGATATTCAGGTGTTCTACACTCCGAACACTCCATCAGAT gttcaagttgcaaagAATATTACGAAGGGGAACTAA